ATCGGGCCGCTTCCCTCCACCATCTACTGGCGACGGAGGGCCGTTCTGCTGACCGTCGTCGGTCTGCTCGCGATCCTCGTCGTGTGGGTCGTCACCGGCGGTGGCGGAGACGGCGACAACAACGCGGGTGGGCCCGACGGAAAGAATCCCGCGACCTCGATCACTCCCGGGCCGTCCAGTTCCGGTCCCGCGATCAGTGACGCACCGGGCGGACGCGATGAGTCGGGGGACGAGTCGGGGTCCGGGGGCGGCAGTTCGGGCTCCGGGGCGGGGGATGGTTCCGGGTCCGGCTCCGGTTCGGGTTCCGGTGGTGGGGAAACGACTGCCGGCGCCGGTGCGGCGGGTGGGGGCACGTCCGACGACGGCGGCAAGAACGGCAGCAGCTCCGGGGAGCAGGTTCCGGCGGGGTCCAGCTTGCCCAACTGCACTGCCGGGGCCGTGAAGTTGACCGTGCGCAGTGTGCGTAACGCCTACGAACCCGGGGTGAACCCCACGTTCGAACTCATCGCCCGCAACTCCTCCGGTGGGGACTGCAAGCTCGATCTCGGGCCGGACAACACGGTGGTGACGATCACCCCTGCCGATGCCGACGACGCGTTCTGGGCGTCCGACGACTGTCATGAGACGGCGGGGAGCCTGATGTTCAAGGTGCCGGCCGGGGATCGGGTCACCTACACCGTGGAGTGGAACCGGGATCCCAGCGCCCCCAACTGCGCGACCCCGTCGCCTGGTTCGGCGACCGCCGGGACGTATCTCGTCGAGGCGAAGGCTCCGGGGCTGGCCACGGCTCGGACGTCCTTCGTGCTGGAGAAGGACTGACGGGCGGGTTCGGCTTCGGCTTCGGCTGGGTCCCGGTTCGGGTGCCGGGTCGCGTTCTGGCTCGCGTTCCGCAGGGGGTTCCCGCCCCCGCCGCCCCTACCCGTCCCCTCCCTGAGGGCTGCGCCCCCAGACCCCCCTGTCGGCCTCCGGCCTCGTCCTCAAACGCCGGACGGGCTGGGTGGGCCGGGGTGCACTGACAAACCAGGACGGGCTGGGGTGCTCGGGCGGTGCGCCTGCCGCCAGAGTGGGCTGGGGTGCTTGCGGGGCCGTTAGACGTAGCGTTCCAGGATTGAGGACTCTGCCAGGCGGGACAGGCCCTCGCGGACGCTGCGGGCGCGGGCCTCGCCCACGCCGTCGACCGTCTGGAGGTCGTCGACGCTGGCGGCGAGGAGCTTCTGGAGGCCGCCGAAGTGTTCGACCAGGCGGTCGATGATCGCGCCGGGCAGGCGGGGGACCTTGGCGAGCAGGCGGTACCCGCGCGGGGAGACCGCCGAGTCCATGCCCTCCGGGGAGCCGGTGTAGCCGAGGGCGCGGGCGACCGTGGGGAGTTCGAGGAGCTCCGCGTGGGCGAGGGCGTCGAGTTCGCGGAGGGCCTCGTCGACCGTGCGGGAGCGCTTCGCGGTGGGCTCGGGGACGTAGTCCCTGACCACCAGTTCGCGCTCGGGTTCGACGCCCGCGATCAGTTCGTCGAGCTGGAGGGCCAGGAGACGGCCGTCCGTGCCCAGTTCGACCACGTATTCGGCGATTTCGGTGGCGATGCGGCGGACCATCTCCAGGCGCTGGGCGACCGCCGAGACGTCCCGGACCGTCACCAGGTCCTCGATCTCCAGCGCGGAGAGCGTGCCGGCCACCTCGTCCAGGCGGAGCTTGTAGCGCTCCAGGGTCGCGAGGGCCTGGTTCGCGCGGGACAGGATCGCGGCCGAGTCCTCCAGGACACGGCGCTGGCCGTCGACGTAGAGGGCGATGAGGCGCATCGACTGGGAGACCGAGACGACGGGGAACCCCACCTGTTTGCTCACGCGGTCCGCCGTGCGGTGCCGGGTGCCCGTCTCCTCCGTGGGGATCGTCGGGTCGGGGACCAGCTGGACGCCCGCCCGGAGGATCTTGGAGAGGTCCGAGGACAGCACGATGCCGCCGTCGAGCTTGCACAGCTCGCGCAGGCGCGTCGCCGTGAACTCGACATCCAGGACGAAACCACCCGTGCACATCGGCTCGACGGTCTTGTCGAAGCCGAGCACGATGAGCCCGCCCGTGTTGCCACGGAGGATCCGTTCAAGCCCGTCGCGCAGGGCCGTGCCTGGGGCCACGGCGCTCAGTGAGGCGCGCATGAGGCCATCGGCACCGGAGCTCCCACCGGACTTTCCGGGAGCTGCTGCCCGGTCGTTGGCTGCCACTGCACTCCTCCGGTCGCAGGTTCTGGGGCGCTCCCGTTTCGCACACGTGGTTCGTACGGACGGGCGAGACCTGGGCAAAGTCTACCGGCGGTCCTCCTCGTCCCGTGGGGCCTCTCGCCGACGGGATCGGGGCAGTACCCGGAGCGCGTCCCCCATGTCGGCCACTTCCAGCACCTTCATGCCGGGCGGAACCTTGCCGGGATCGGACGGAACGAGCGCGTGCGTGAACCCGAGACGGTGCGCTTCGGAGAGCCGGCGCTGGACGCCCGTGACCCGTCTGACCTCGCCCGCCAGTCCCACTTCGCCGATGGCGACGAGGTTCTTGGGCAGGGGGGTGTCGGTGGCCGCCGACGCCAGGGCCAGGGCGATCGCCAGGTCCGCGGCGGGTTCGGAGAGCTTCACGCCGCCGACCGTCGCGGAGTAGATGTCCCGCTTGCCGAGAGCGCTGATCCGGCCGCGCTGCTCCAGAACCGCCAGCATCATCGAGACCCGGGAGGTCTCCAGGCCGGAGGTCGTGCGGCGGGGGGAGGGGAGCTGCGAGTCGACTGTGAGCGACTGCACTTCCGCGACCAGGGGGCGGCGGCCCTCCAGGGTGACCGTCAGGCAGGTGCCGGGGACGGGTTCGTCGCGGCGGGTGAGGAAGAGGCCGCTGGGGTCGGTCAGGCCGGTGATGCCCTCGTCGTGCAGCTCGAAGCAGCCGACCTCGTCCGTGGCGCCGTAGCGGTTCTTGACGCCGCGGACCAGGCGGAGGCGGGCGTGGCGGTCGCCCTCGAAGTGCAGCACCACGTCGACGAGGTGCTCCAGGAGGCGGGGGCCCGCGATGGCGCCGTCCTTGGTGACGTGGCCCACGAGGAGCGTGGACATGCCGCGTTCCTTGGAGGCGCGGATCAGGGCGCCGGCGACCTCGCGGACCTGGGCCATGCCGCCGGGGGCGCCGTCGATCTCCGGGGAGGCGACCGTCTGGACCGAGTCGAGGATCAGGAGGGACGGCTTGACCGCGTCCAAGTGGCCGAGGACGGCGGAGAGGTCGGTCTCGGCGGCGAGGTAGAGGTGGTCGTGGAGGGCGTTGATGCGGTCGGCGCGCAGGCGGACCTGGCTGGCGGACTCCTCGCCGGTGACGTAGAGGGTCGGGTGCTCGGCGCTCGCGGACTTGGCGGCGGCGTCGAGGAGGAGCGTGGACTTGCCCACGCCGGGCTCGCCCGCGAGGAGGACGACGGCGCCGGGGACCAGGCCGCCGCCCAGGACCCGGTCCAGCTCGGGGACGCCGGTGGAGCGTGCGGTGGCCTGGCGGCCGTCCACCTGGGCGATGGGGACGGCGGAGGTGGTGACGCGGCCGGGGCTCGTCGTGCGGACGGCTGGGGTGCCGTACTCCTCGACCGTGCCCCAGGCCTGGCATTCGGGGCAGCGGCCCAGCCACTTGGCCGTCTGCCAGCCGCATTCCGTGCAGCGGTATGCCGGGCGGTCCTTCGCGGTCTTCGTACGGGCAGCCATGGACGAACCGTAACGGAGGGCACTGACAGTGTCCGACGGGTGGGCGAAGGGGGCGTGGGGGGACGGGCTTTGGGGGCGTGACTCTGGGGGCGTGACTCTGGGGGCGGGGAGGGATGGGGGGCGGGGAGAGGAGGGCGCGGGTGTGTGGGGCTTCTCGCGCGGTTCCCCGCGCCCCTTCGGGGCACGGGGCCTTCCGTGCGTTCGCGGCCTTCCCGACCGCTCGGTCGCCTACGGGCGGCGGCCGATGGTCAGTTCGGCCGGGCGGTACGGGATGTAGGCCGCGCCGTCCAGGCCGAGGGCCGTGGCGGCGGACTGGAGCGCCGCCGGGGTGGCCGAGGCGCCCCAGCGGCCGGTGTCGAGGCGGGACTCCAGGGCGTGCAGGGCGGCCACCGTCTCGGCGGTGGTGAAGGCGCAGTGGCCCTGGCGTTCGACATAGGCCTGGCGGAGCTGCGCGGCGTCGCCCGAGGCGCGGACCCGGGTGGCGAAGCGGGACTCCTGTTCCACCGGGACGAGGTCGTCGGCGGTGGTGTGGATGTTGAGGAGGGGGACGGCGAGGCCCTGGCCGGCGGAGGACGTGCGGAGGCCCTCGGCGACGGCGGCCGGGTCGGCGGTGATGGTGGCGTTGTTCGTCAGGTCGCGCAAATCGGCCCGCAGGTCGAGGCCGGCCTTCTTGTAGAGGGCCTTGACGAGGGGAGCGTGCTGGGAAGTCGCGAGCACGCGCGCGTAGTCGACGCCCTTGTTGCCGGAGTTGTTGCCGCCGAGGGCCTTCTCGACGTGGAAGCGGGCGGGCTCGACGCGGTTGAGGACGCCCTGGGCCAGCCACGCGTACTGCTGGGCCTGCTGTTCGTCCCGGTCGCCGGGGGCGGGGCGCTCCTTTCCGGGTGCCCAGGTGGGCAGGTTGAGGTAGGCGGCCGCGAGGGCGATCCGCGCGCGGCCCTCCGGGGTCTTCTGGGCGGCGACGACGGCGTCGGTGAGCTGGCGCCCGGTGGCGGCGCCCTCGGCCTCGGAGGCGAAGTCCACCAGCTTCACGGGAGTGCCGGGGAGCAGGAGCTGGGCGATCGTGTACTCGGCGTCGAGCTGGTAGGTGTGCAGGTCGTTGGCTCCTGCCACGAGACCGCACAGGCCCAGGGCGCCGTCGATCCCGCCCGCGCCCGAGCGGGCGAGCTGGGCGTTGACCAGCCCGCCCATGGACTGGCCGATGGAGAGCGTGCGGACGGGTTCGCCGATCCTCTCGGTGACCGCCTCGACGGTGGCGACCTGGTCGCGCGCCGCGCTCTCCAGCGCCCAGAGGGTCTCGCTCACGTCGTAGGAGGAGCCGGTGAGCGCGTAGCCCTCTTCGAGGAGGCGGAGGCGTACGGCCTCGCGGGGGGCGTTCTGCGGCGTCGTGGCGCCGAAGCCGTGGCTGAAGACGATCAGGGTGCCGTTCCAGTTCTCCGGGACGTCCGCTATCCAGGCGGCGCCGTCGGGGAGGGTGCCGGTGAGGCGTTCGACGGCGGGCGCGGCGGCCGCGGGGGTGGCGGTCGAGACGGAGGCGCCGGTCAGCGAGAGGACGACGGTCGCGGCCAGGGCGGTGAGGGCGCGCTTGGTGGAACGGCGGGTGGAGCGGCGGGTGCGTACGGCCATGGGGGTGGGGCTCCTGTCGACGCGGAGGAGGGGCGGTGCTCGTCGTACTTGGGAGTAACGCGTACGCCAAGGAATGTAGGGCTACTTTCTGGTGGCGGTCAATAAAGTGCACAACATTCGCCATGGGTCCCGCGCGCCGCGGAATGCGGGATTCCTGTCCCCTTATGAGGGATCGTTTCACCCGTACGGAGTAAATGTGCTCAAGGGGCGAGAAGGTGCTGGTTCCGGGCGCCTACCGTCCATGAATGATGAGCATCAGTCCGGAGACCTCGACCCGCACCACCGGCGCGCACCGGGCGTACCGCGAGGCGCGCGATCGGGCGGCGGCGCACGCGGTGGCGCAGCGCCCGCTGGCGCGCTACGAGCCGTACCTGGACGGCCTGTTCACCTACTGCATGTCCGTGCTGTGCGACCGCGACGCGGCCACCGCCGCCCTCGCCGACGTGCTCGCCCTCGCCGAGCGGCGCCGGGGGCCGGACACCGCCGACGACCGCCGCGCCTGGCTGTACGCACTGGCCCGCTGGGCCTGTCTGCGCAAGCTCGCCGAGACCAGGCAGAAGCGGGCCCACACCGAGAAGGCGCACGTCGAGAAGGCACGCGTCGAGAAGGCGCGTGCCGGGAATGCGCGCGCCGGCAAGAGCGCCGTCAGGGGTGCCGGTGCGGGTGTCGTCCTCTCCGAGGACGAGGAGCGGCAGCGGCGGCGTGAACTGGCGCTGCTCGCCTGGCCGGAGGCCGCCGGCACCACGCCCGAGCAGCGCGAGGCACTGGAGTTGGCCGTACGGCATCAGCTCACCGCCCATGAGGTCGCCGCCGTGCTGGGCATGGACCGCACCGCCGCGCGGGAACTCCTCGCCTCCGCCGCCTGCGAGGTGGAGCGCACCCGGGCCGCCCTCGCCGTCGTCGAGACCGGCGC
This genomic stretch from Streptomyces deccanensis harbors:
- the disA gene encoding DNA integrity scanning diadenylate cyclase DisA, producing MAANDRAAAPGKSGGSSGADGLMRASLSAVAPGTALRDGLERILRGNTGGLIVLGFDKTVEPMCTGGFVLDVEFTATRLRELCKLDGGIVLSSDLSKILRAGVQLVPDPTIPTEETGTRHRTADRVSKQVGFPVVSVSQSMRLIALYVDGQRRVLEDSAAILSRANQALATLERYKLRLDEVAGTLSALEIEDLVTVRDVSAVAQRLEMVRRIATEIAEYVVELGTDGRLLALQLDELIAGVEPERELVVRDYVPEPTAKRSRTVDEALRELDALAHAELLELPTVARALGYTGSPEGMDSAVSPRGYRLLAKVPRLPGAIIDRLVEHFGGLQKLLAASVDDLQTVDGVGEARARSVREGLSRLAESSILERYV
- the radA gene encoding DNA repair protein RadA — encoded protein: MAARTKTAKDRPAYRCTECGWQTAKWLGRCPECQAWGTVEEYGTPAVRTTSPGRVTTSAVPIAQVDGRQATARSTGVPELDRVLGGGLVPGAVVLLAGEPGVGKSTLLLDAAAKSASAEHPTLYVTGEESASQVRLRADRINALHDHLYLAAETDLSAVLGHLDAVKPSLLILDSVQTVASPEIDGAPGGMAQVREVAGALIRASKERGMSTLLVGHVTKDGAIAGPRLLEHLVDVVLHFEGDRHARLRLVRGVKNRYGATDEVGCFELHDEGITGLTDPSGLFLTRRDEPVPGTCLTVTLEGRRPLVAEVQSLTVDSQLPSPRRTTSGLETSRVSMMLAVLEQRGRISALGKRDIYSATVGGVKLSEPAADLAIALALASAATDTPLPKNLVAIGEVGLAGEVRRVTGVQRRLSEAHRLGFTHALVPSDPGKVPPGMKVLEVADMGDALRVLPRSRRREAPRDEEDRR
- a CDS encoding DUF6351 family protein, which codes for MAVRTRRSTRRSTKRALTALAATVVLSLTGASVSTATPAAAAPAVERLTGTLPDGAAWIADVPENWNGTLIVFSHGFGATTPQNAPREAVRLRLLEEGYALTGSSYDVSETLWALESAARDQVATVEAVTERIGEPVRTLSIGQSMGGLVNAQLARSGAGGIDGALGLCGLVAGANDLHTYQLDAEYTIAQLLLPGTPVKLVDFASEAEGAATGRQLTDAVVAAQKTPEGRARIALAAAYLNLPTWAPGKERPAPGDRDEQQAQQYAWLAQGVLNRVEPARFHVEKALGGNNSGNKGVDYARVLATSQHAPLVKALYKKAGLDLRADLRDLTNNATITADPAAVAEGLRTSSAGQGLAVPLLNIHTTADDLVPVEQESRFATRVRASGDAAQLRQAYVERQGHCAFTTAETVAALHALESRLDTGRWGASATPAALQSAATALGLDGAAYIPYRPAELTIGRRP